Proteins from one Fragaria vesca subsp. vesca linkage group LG6, FraVesHawaii_1.0, whole genome shotgun sequence genomic window:
- the LOC101295443 gene encoding momilactone A synthase-like, whose product MYYFCLQLYIYRLEGKVALITGGASGIGECTTRTFVNHGAKVVIADVQDELAHSVVESIGSENCTFVHCDVRDEAQIKNAVEQAVATYGKLDIMFNNAGIADENKARIIDNTKDDFERVLGVNVTGVFLGIKHASQPMIRARTGCIISTASISSYIGGAASHAYACSKHAINGLTKNAAVELGQFGIRVNCVSPYALATPLATQFVGLDDEGLENVMNSLANLKGVTLKAQDVANAALYLASDEAKYVSGHNLLIDGGFSIVNPSFSNMFKYPEEEEQ is encoded by the coding sequence ATGTACTATTTTTGCTTGCAATTGTATATATATAGGCTAGAAGGAAAGGTGGCACTGATAACAGGAGGAGCCAGCGGCATAGGCGAATGTACAACCAGAACCTTTGTCAATCATGGGGCCAAAGTTGTCATTGCCGATGTCCAAGATGAGCTAGCTCATTCAGTCGTTGAATCCATAGGTTCGGAAAATTGCACCTTTGTCCATTGCGACGTTAGAGATGAAGCCCAGATAAAAAATGCTGTGGAACAAGCAGTGGCCACATACGGAAAACTAGACATCATGTTCAACAATGCAGGCATAGCTGACGAGAACAAGGCACGAATTATCGACAATACAAAGGATGATTTTGAGCGTGTACTTGGTGTCAACGTCACTGGTGTGTTCCTTGGCATAAAGCATGCTTCGCAGCCCATGATTAGGGCTCGAACTGGCTGCATAATATCGACAGCCAGTATCAGCTCCTACATTGGTGGTGCAGCATCACACGCATATGCATGTTCAAAGCACGCAATCAACGGTCTAACCAAGAATGCAGCCGTTGAGCTTGGCCAATTTGGGATTAGAGTGAATTGTGTGTCACCGTATGCGCTTGCGACGCCTCTAGCTACACAATTTGTTGGCCTTGATGATGAGGGACTTGAAAATGTAATGAACTCCTTGGCTAATTTGAAGGGTGTGACACTAAAGGCACAAGATGTTGCAAATGCTGCTCTTTATCTGGCTAGTGATGAGGCCAAGTACGTAAGTGGGCATAATCTTCTAATAGATGGGGGATTTAGCATAGTGAATCCATCATTCAGTAACATGTTTAAGTATCCAGAGGAAGAAGAACAGTGA